From Vigna unguiculata cultivar IT97K-499-35 chromosome 5, ASM411807v1, whole genome shotgun sequence, the proteins below share one genomic window:
- the LOC114183326 gene encoding serine carboxypeptidase-like 25, with protein sequence MAKKQIFAHVFIWVVMLSVGASCAKAEEEGEAADRILALPGQPKVSFQQFSGYVTVNKVAGRALFYWLTEAAQNPLTKPLVIWLNGGPGCSSVAYGASEEIGPFRINKTASGLYTNKFSWNTVANLLFLEAPAGVGFSYTNRSSDLLDTGDHRTAQDSLEFVLQWLERFPRYKHRELYITGESYAGHYVPQLAKEIMNYNAKSKHPINLKGIMVGNAVTDNYYDNLGTVTYWWSHAMISDQTYRQLMSTCDFHRQKESDECESVYSYAMDQEFCNIDQYNIYAPPCNNSDGSTSPTRHTMRLPHRPHKAFRHWSGYDPCTEKYAEIYYNRPDVQKALHANTTRIPYKWTACSEVLNRNWNDTEVSVLPIYRELIAHGIRVWVFSGDVDSVVPVTATRYALAQLKLSTKIPWYPWYVKNQVGGWTEVYEGVTFATVRGAGHEVPLFKPRAALQLFTSFLAGKPLPKS encoded by the exons ATGGCGAAAAAACAGATCTTTGCTCATGTTTTCATTTGGGTTGTAATGCTCTCAGTTGGAGCCTCTTGTGCTAAagcagaagaagaaggagaagctGCTGATAGGATTTTGGCACTTCCTGGACAACCTAAGGTGTCATTTCAGCAGTTTTCTGGCTATGTTACTGTCAACAAGGTTGCTGGTAGAGCTCTCTTTTACTGGCTCACTGAAGCTGCACAAAATCCTCTCACCAAACCTTTGGTCATTTGGCTCAATGGAG GTCCAGGATGTTCATCAGTGGCATATGGAGCATCTGAAGAAATTGGACCATTTAGAATAAACAAAACAGCTTCTGGGCTATACACTAACAAGTTTTCATGGAACACTGTGGCCAACCTCTTGTTCTTGGAAGCTCCGGCCGGCGTCGGCTTTTCCTACACCAACCGCTCCTCCGACCTCCTTGACACCGGCGACCACCGCACCG CTCAAGACTCTCTGGAATTTGTCCTCCAGTGGCTGGAACGGTTCCCCCGTTACAAACACCGGGAACTTTATATCACCGGAGAGAGCTATGCGGGCCATTATGTTCCTCAATTGGCTAAGGAAATCATGAACTATAACGCAAAAAGCAAGCACCCCATCAATCTGAAAGGCATAATG GTAGGAAATGCAGTGACAGACAACTACTATGATAACTTGGGGACAGTGACATATTGGTGGAGCCATGCTATGATCTCGGACCAGACTTACCGGCAATTGATGAGTACATGTGATTTTCACCGGCAGAAGGAATCTGATGAGTGTGAATCAGTGTATAGCTATGCCATGGATCAAGAATTCTGTAACATTGATCAGTACAACATCTATGCTCCTCCATGCAACAACTCTGATGGTAGTACCTCTCCCACCCGCCACACCATGCGCTTACCTCACCGACCCCATAAG GCTTTTAGGCATTGGTCTGGCTATGATCCATGTACAGAAAAGTATGCAGAGATTTACTACAACAGGCCTGATGTTCAGAAAGCCCTCCACGCTAACACAACTAGAATCCCTTATAAGTGGACTGCTTGCAG TGAGGTTTTGAATCGGAACTGGAATGATACAGAGGTATCTGTTCTTCCCATTTATAGAGAGTTGATAGCTCACGGAATAAGAGTTTGGGTGTTCAG TGGGGACGTGGACTCAGTGGTGCCTGTCACAGCAACAAGATATGCCCTTGCACAGCTTAAGTTGTCAACTAAAATACCATGGTATCCTTGGTATGTCAAGAATCAG GTTGGAGGGTGGACAGAGGTGTACGAAGGAGTAACATTTGCAACAGTGAGAGGAGCAGGGCATGAAGTGCCTCTATTCAAGCCAAGAGCAGCACTTCAATTATTCACATCATTCCTTGCAGGAAAGCCTCTTCCCAAGTCATAA
- the LOC114184921 gene encoding exocyst complex component EXO70E2, with protein MAVEESESVIGELEREENLIAAVRHIVKALGPNKTLTSDAKKILADLGTRLSSMSVPSEKEEGKQGQGGEGGDDHDGGADDDDDDDDDDDDEGLSAIEERLNVIQEKIMRWEEDQSMIWDLGTEEASEYLNAANEARRLIEKLESLHLRKEDQEYEFMQRAYSVLQTAMARLEEEFRNLLIQNRQPFEPEYVSFRSSEEDAVDENSIISIGDESVEESLQRDSVSRASEEHIIDLVHPAVIPDLRCIANLLFASNYCQECSNAYIIVRRDALDECLFILEMERLSIEDVLKMEWGTLNSKIKRWIWAVKIFVRVYLASERWLSDQIFGEGEPVGLSCFVDASKASILQLLNFGEAMSIGPHQPEKLFRVLDMYEVLQDLMPDIDALYTDEVGSSVKIECHEVLKRLGDCVRATFFEFENAIATNVSSTPFVGGGIHPLTKYVMNYLRTLTDYSDILNLLLKDQEEEKSISLSPDMSPGTEEDSRSQGSPCRVSSMALHFRSLASILESNLEEKSKLYKEVSLQHLFLMNNLHYMAEKVKGSELRLVFGDEWIRKRNWKFQQHAMKYERASWSSILFLLKDEGIFVPGTSSVSKSLLKERLRSFYLGFEDVYRIQTAWLIPDIQLREDLRISISLKVIQAYRTFVGRHNTHISDKIIKYSADDLENFLLDFFEGSQKWLQNPHRR; from the coding sequence ATGGCTGTAGAGGAGTCTGAGTCTGTGATTGGGGAGCTAGAAAGAGAGGAGAACTTGATTGCTGCAGTAAGGCATATTGTGAAGGCACTAGGGCCGAATAAGACCCTTACCAGTGATGCCAAGAAAATTCTGGCAGATCTTGGGACTAGATTGTCCTCCATGTCCGTACCTAGTGAGAAGGAGGAGGGAAAACAAGGACAAGGAGGGGAGGGCGGTGATGATCATGATGGTGGtgctgatgatgatgatgatgatgatgatgatgatgatgatgagggtCTTAGTGCTATTGAAGAAAGACTTAATGTGATTCAGGAGAAAATTATGAGATGGGAAGAGGATCAGTCCATGATTTGGGATTTGGGAACTGAAGAAGCATCTGAGTATCTGAATGCTGCTAACGAGGCCCGCAGGTTGATTGAGAAGTTGGAAAGTTTGCATTTGAGGAAAGAGGATCAAGAGTACGAGTTTATGCAGAGGGCCTATAGTGTTCTTCAAACTGCTATGGCACGCCTTGAAGAAGAATTCAGGAACTTGCTTATCCAGAACAGGCAACCTTTTGAGCCTGAATATGTTTCTTTTCGTTCCAGTGAGGAAGATGCTGTTGATGAGAACTCCATAATCTCTATAGGTGATGAATCAGTTGAGGAATCACTTCAAAGAGATAGTGTCAGCAGAGCGTCAGAGGAGCATATCATTGATTTGGTTCATCCGGCCGTGATCCCGGATCTCAGGTGTATTGCAAACTTACTTTTTGCTTCAAATTATTGCCAGGAATGTTCCAATGCTTATATCATTGTCCGGAGGGATGCCCTAGATGAGTGCCTCTTCATTCTTGAAATGGAAAGGCTCAGCATCGAGGACGTTCTGAAAATGGAGTGGGGTACTTTGAATTCCAAAATCAAAAGATGGATTTGGGCTGTCAAAATCTTTGTTAGGGTGTATCTTGCAAGTGAGAGGTGGCTTAGTGACCAGATTTTTGGGGAGGGTGAGCCTGTTGGTCTATCTTGTTTTGTTGATGCATCTAAGGCTTCGATATTGCAGCTTCTGAATTTCGGTGAAGCCATGTCCATTGGCCCTCACCAACCTGAGAAATTGTTCCGTGTTCTTGACATGTACGAGGTTCTGCAAGACCTTATGCCAGACATTGATGCTTTGTACACAGATGAGGTTGGTTCCTCGGTTAAAATTGAATGTCATGAAGTTCTGAAGAGACTAGGCGATTGTGTGAGGGcaacattttttgaatttgaaaatgccATTGCAACAAATGTATCATCAACCCCTTTTGTTGGTGGTGGGATACATCCTTTAACCAAATATGTTATGAATTATCTCAGAACCCTTACAGACTACAGTGACATACTCAATCTACTTCTGAAGGACCAGGAAGAGGAGAAATCCATTTCGCTGTCACCTGACATGAGCCCTGGTACAGAAGAAGATAGCAGAAGCCAGGGATCTCCATGTAGAGTTTCCTCAATGGCCCTTCACTTTCGATCACTCGCATCTATCTTGGAAAGCAACCTCGAAGAGAAGTCTAAGTTGTACAAAGAAGTCTCCTTGCAGCACTTGTTCTTGATGAACAACCTGCATTATATGGCTGAAAAGGTGAAGGGGTCTGAACTCAGGCTGGTATTTGGAGATGAATGGATTCGAAAGCGCAATTGGAAGTTTCAGCAGCATGCAATGAAGTATGAGAGGGCTAGTTGGAGTTCCATTCTTTTCTTACTAAAGGATGAAGGGATTTTTGTTCCGGGTACAAGTTCGGTCTCAAAAAGTCTTCTTAAAGAGAGGCTACGAAGCTTCTACCTTGGCTTTGAGGATGTTTACAGGATCCAGACAGCTTGGCTTATCCCAGATATTCAGCTTCGCGAAGATTTAAGGATTTCTATATCTCTCAAAGTAATCCAAGCTTATAGAACTTTTGTTGGAAGGCATAACACTCACATAAGTGACAAAATCATTAAGTACAGTGCTGATGATTTAGAAAACTTCCTTTTGGATTTCTTTGAAGGATCTCAAAAGTGGTTGCAAAATCCTCATAGAAGGTAG
- the LOC114182964 gene encoding glycine-rich RNA-binding protein 2, mitochondrial-like, which translates to MAFLNKIGNLLKNSAVKHINQDFSASTPSLFQAIRSMSSAKLFVGGISYSTDDMSLREAFARYGEVLDVRVIMDRETGRSRGFAFITFATSEDASSAIQALDGQDLHGRRIRVNYATERSRPGFGGGGGGYGGGGGYGGGGGGYGGGGGYGGGGGGGGYGRDSYGGNNSRGGSYGSGGYGVQGSYGGGNAETSYTSGGDASNYQFGGNSGGDLGSASGEFGSSQNEGTGAADNDEFNPLEDNVRGNSDEQPDDYAQTRR; encoded by the exons ATGgcgtttttaaataaaattggaaatctACTCAAGAATTCTGCTGTCAAGCACATCAATCAAGATTTTTCTGCGTCTACCCCCTCGCTTTTCCAAGCAATTAGATCCATGTCATCTGCAAAGCTTTTTGTCGGAG GTATTTCTTACAGCACTGATGATATGAGCCTTCGGGAAGCATTTGCTCGCTATGGAGAAGTTCTTGATG TCAGGGTTATTATGGATCGTGAAACTGGCAGATCAAGAGGTTTTGCCTTCATAACCTTTGCAACAAGTGAGGATGCATCTTCTGCCATTCAGGCCTTGGATGGTCAG GATCTTCATGGTCGGAGAATTCGGGTGAATTATGCTACAGAAAGGTCACGCCCAGGGTTtggaggtggtggaggtggctatggtggaggtggtggttatggtggtggtggaggtggctatggtggcggtggtggttatggtggtggtggaggtggaggtggcTATGGTAGAGATAGTTATGGAGGAAACAACAGCAGGGGTGGAAGCTATGGAAGTGGTGGTTATGGTGTTCAAGGAAGCTATGGTGGTGGCAATGCTGAAACTAGTTACACTAGTGGTGGTGATGCTAGTAATTACCAATTTGGTGGAAATTCTGGTGGGGATCTTGGCTCAGCTAGTGGTGAATTCGGAAGCAGCCAAAATGAAGGAACAGGCGCAGCAGACAATGATGAATTCAATCCACTTGAAGACAATGTGAGGGGGAACAGTGATGAACAACCTGATGACTATGCTCAGACCCGTAGGTGA
- the LOC114185759 gene encoding uncharacterized protein LOC114185759 yields MTKSQVKPANILLTLKEKDDCNVTTLKQVYNARYRYKRSIRGSRTELQQLMLMLERDHYIHFSRCLDESDVVSDLFWTHPDAVKLLNSFNIVFLMDSTYKTNKYRLPLLEIVGVTSTGLTFSAAFAFLSTEKQNNFIWALERLRGLFMTSEGGPQVIVTDRDLALMNVVGMVFPQCYRFLCRFHIQKNVQAKCKMLVNSVDAWDVVLQAWENVMDCEDELKFNECVHRLELVCQPWPVFFEYVNNSWIIPYKKFFVKAWTNKVMHLGNTTSNRVESAHWSLKKVLGSSMGDLCSCWDGIHNVIILQHNEIKASFERSINLISDSYKALSYRRLVGNISRCALELLAPELERVKKIGFDSSRCGCILRQTYGLPCACELARYDPGIIPLQEIHVMWTRLSFSNVSSSQSEGQLSIQREVDLLLNLFKEVDIAGKVTIKHKLLDIVSPSMTSMLPPPSKVKTKGAAKSHRSKKSTKRDPSYFEHVDAFIESSRQDTFVAKTENKVKSKRVIEEKVIPMLEQFNPVFHPYILDVVDVVADGHCGYRCIAALLGMGEESWPLIRHDLYKELSQWRDEYATLVGGYDRLEELRKSLLVQSPSGANRDKWMTIPDMGYAIANRYNVILVCLSSVQNLTIFPLRTSPPTSQSQHRLICIGHVYNSHFVQVRLQEGCPLPTVDIISSSNCYPKAKGWASFYRDRMQAFLDLHIVDRSYVDLMED; encoded by the exons ATGACCAAAAGTCAAGTCAAACCTGCAAATATACTTCTcactttgaaagaaaaagatgattgtAATGTTACAACTCTGAAGCAAGTGTATAATGCGAGATATAGGTACAAACGTTCAATAAGAGGTTCAAGAACTGAGTTACAACAGTTAATGTTGATGTTGGAACGTGATCACTACATCCATTTTAGTAGATGTCTTGATGAATCTGATGTGGTAAGCGATTTGTTCTGGACCCATCCTGATGCTGTGAAGTTGTTAAATTCATTCAACATTGTGTTCTTAATGGATAGTACCtataaaaccaacaaatatcGGTTGCCATTACTTGAGATTGTTGGTGTGACCTCAACAGGATTAACTTTCTCGGCCGCTTTTGCATTTTTATCTACtgaaaagcaaaataatttcatttgggCTCTTGAAAGGCTAAGAGGTCTATTTATGACGTCCGAGGGTGGTCCACAAGTCATTGTAACTGATAGGGATCTTGCTCTAATGAATGTTGTTGGCATGGTGTTCCCTCAGTGTTATCGTTTTCTATGCCGTTTCcacattcaaaaaaatgtgcagGCAAAGTGCAAAATGTTAGTAAATTCTGTTGACGCATGGGATGTTGTACTTCAAGCCTGGGAGAATGTCATGGACtgtgaagatgaattaaagttCAACGAGTGTGTTCATCGTCTTGAGCTTGTTTGCCAACCATGGCCTGTATTCTTTGAATATGTTAACAACTCGTGGATCATTCCTTATAAGAAATTCTTTGTGAAGGCTTGGACGAACAAAGTTATGCATTTGGGGAATACAACATCAAACAG GGTTGAGTCTGCTCACTGGAGTCTGAAGAAAGTTCTTGGAAGTAGTATGGGAGACCTTTGTTCGTGTTGGGATGGAATTCACAACGTTATTATCTTGCAACACAACGAAATTAAGGCGTCTTTTGAAAGAAGTATAAATCTGATCAGTGACTCTTACAAGGCATTGAGTTATAGAAGATTAGTGGGTAATATTTCTAGATGTGCCTTAGAACTCCTTGCTCCAGAGTTGGAAAGAGTAAAGAAGATTGGATTCGATAGTAGTCGGTGTGGCTGCATTCTCAGACAAACATATGGTCTACCATGTGCGTGTGAATTAGCACGATATGATCCTGGGATTATTCCTCTCCAAGAAATTCATGTCATGTGGACTAGGTTGAGCTTCTCCAATGTCTCATCTTCACAATCTGAAGGGCAATTATCTATTCAGAGGGAGGTTGATCTACTGcttaatcttttcaaagaagttgATATTGCAGGAAAAGTgaccataaaacataaattacttgaCATAGTTAGCCCTTCCATGACATCGATGTTACCACCACCGAGTAAAGTTAAGACGAAAGGTGCAGCTAAGAGTCATAGATCAAAGAAGTCAACCAAACGTGATCCCTCCTATTTTGAGCATGTGGACGCCTTCATAGAGTCCTCAAGACAAGACACATTTGTtgcaaaaacagaaaacaaggTGAAGAGCAAACGTGTAATTGAAGAGAAAGTAATACCCATGCTAGAACAGTTCAATCCTGTTTTTCATCCATATATACTCGATGTTGTCGATGTTGTGGCGGACGGTCATTGTGGATATAGATGCATTGCTGCATTGTTGGGTATGGGTGAGGAGTCGTGGCCTCTAATCAGACATGATCTATACAAAGAACTTAGCCAATGGCGAGATGAATATGCAACGTTAGTTGGAGGCTATGATCGTCTGGAAGAACTGAGAAAGTCTTTGCTAGTTCAATCACCATCAGGG gCTAATCGAGACAAGTGGATGACTATACCAGACATGGGGTATGCGATTGCTAATCGGTATAATGTAATCCTCGTGTGCTTGTCATCAGTTCAGAATTTGACTATATTCCCACTTCGTACATCCCCACCTACTTCGCAAAGTCAACATCGACTAATTTGTATCGGACATGTTTACAATTCTCATTTTGTTCag GTTCGTCTACAAGAAGGTTGTCCATTACCGACAGTGGATATCATATCATCTAGCAATTGTTACCCAAAGGCAAAAGGGTGGGCATCATTTTATAGAGATAGGATGCAAGCATTCCTAGATTTACACATAGTGGATCGCAGTTATGTAGATCTCATGGAAGACTGA
- the LOC114186145 gene encoding protein MAIN-LIKE 1-like: protein MVRTRGNISRRGSNDAPESSRQGAARKRPTASARRRGQHEANVVEDDIVENEVPDVHREDEQVIDNDGGGFPGGPYDTSLLTQYQDHVARMIWDGQDRAVKVVSHIKKVKKLGRPHPAVAPFVLASGLSPLCDILYEYIDLGLVLGFVERWHPETNTFHLPIGEMTITLDDVWSLLHLSISGNFCSTENLEYEDSVQILTTLLGVDRAMACVELNQSRGAQVRLSWLRDLYHNCCENELWEFAARAYLLHLVGCTIFANKSATYVRTHYLELFRDLSTCRTYGWGVAALVHLYEQLGDASFANTKQLAGYLPLLQAWIYEHFPTLGRKQVRDTYVETEPRALRYVTGRAISAIADVRVQLDGLTYDGMIWNPYVAHRAARQLVTHSMFSGFLRVGTVVQRHLPERVLRQFGFIQPIPRPPSSVPMMDFEAIDDRWKKHEQFVVHQVVQAPAPFSCSDGYLQWFRRVSHPYILRGAEADRPSLVLVPRLRRNLPDDITVQRTSPSSSSSGLLGLVKRIVGGLQRMIDCRDVTEGTVVWDRTHELLQMAQDGLEEEETRGGRRVRGRRPSTSG from the exons aTGGTGAGGACACGAGGAAATATATCTAGACGTGGTTCAAATGATGCACCCGAGAGTTCCAGACAGGGTGCTGCACGAAAGAGACCGACAGCATCGGCTCGTAGAAGGGGTCAGCATGAGGCTAATGTCGTTGAGGATGACATTGTTGAGAATGAGGTTCCTGACGTTCATCGGGAGGACGAGCAGGTCATTGATAACGATGGTGGAGGATTTCCTGGTGGGCCGTATGATACATCTTTATTGACGCAATACCAGGATCATGTTGCACGCATGATATGGGATGGTCAG GATCGAGCTGTGAAAGTGGTCTCCCATATTAAGAAAGTTAAGAAATTAGGACGTCCTCACCCTGCTGTTGCACCTTTTGTGTTAGCTTCTGGATTATCGCCTTTGTgcgatattttatatgaatatatcgATCTTGGGTTAGTATTGGGTTTCGTGGAGAGATGGCATCCCGAGACTAATACTTTTCATTTACCCATTGGGGAGATGACCATCACTTTGGATGACGTATGGTCACTTCTCCATCTTTCCATCAGTGGAAACTTTTGCTCCACTGAAAATCTGGAATATGAAGATTCTGTTCAGATTTTGACAACACTTCTTGGTGTTGACCGGGCCATGGCATGTGTGGAGCTGAATCAAAGTCGGGGTGCACAGGTCCGACTGAGCTGGTTGAGAGACTTGTATCACAACTGTTGTGAAAACGAGCTATGGGAGTTTGCTGCACGTGCATATCTTTTGCACCTTGTAGGGTGCACGATATTTGCTAACAAAAGCGCCACCTATGTTCGTACACATTATCTCGAGCTATTTAGAGATCTCTCCACATGTCGTACATATGGTTGGGGAGTTGCTGCTCTTGTCCACTTATATGAGCAGCTAGGAGATGCCAGCTTTGCAAATACAAAGCAATTAGCTGGATATCTACCTCTTCTGCAG GCTTGGATATACGAGCACTTCCCTACATTGGGAAGGAAGCAAGTACGGGATACATATGTGGAGACCGAACCCCGTGCTCTACGTTATGTCACTGGACGCGCCATTTCCGCTATAGCTGATGTTAGAGTCCAGTTGGATGGCTTGACATATGATGGGATGATTTGGAACCCATATGTAGCACACAGAGCTGCACGACAACTGGTAACACATAGCATGTTTTCTGGCTTCCTGAGGGTTGGGACCGTCGTACAACGTCATTTGCCGGAGCGTGTGTTGCGACAATTTGGCTTCATCCAGCCTATTCCACGACCGCCTAGTTCGGTTCCCATGATGGACTTTGAGGCTATTGATGATCGGTGGAAAAAGCACGAGCAGTTTGTTGTACATCAAGTGGTCCAAGCACCAGCTCCCTTTTCATGTTCAGATGGATATTTGCAGTGGTTTAGGAGAGTCTCCCATCCATACATTTTACGTGGAGCTGAGGCCGACCGACCTAGCCTTGTGCTTGTGCCCCGACTTCGTCGGAATTTGCCAGATGACATAACAGTTCAGAGGACGTCACCGTCATCATCTTCCAGTGGTTTATTG GGTCTCGTGAAACGCATTGTAGGTGGTCTTCAGCGGATGATAGACTGTAGAGATGTTACTGAGGGCACAGTTGTCTGGGATCGCACTCATGAGTTATTGCAGATGGCTCAAGATGGACTTGAAGAGGAAGAGACTAGAGGAGGACGTAGAGTTCGAGGTCGACGACCATCTACGTCTGGATAG